A genomic region of Desulfobacterales bacterium contains the following coding sequences:
- a CDS encoding CoA-acylating methylmalonate-semialdehyde dehydrogenase codes for MPANPKKLKYCSDGKWLESKTSSYMDCYNPSTGEVIARAPQCTADEVESAILAAQRAYPAWADTPVNNRVQVLFRMKALVEKHLDELTRLLAMEQGKKWDEAMGDVLKVNEVIEFACGAPHIMKGESLMNVSRGYDTTLYHHPVGVFAGIAPWNFPAMIPHGWMTPICLGAGNTMVLKAASFVPQSSLRLMELWQEAGLPDGVLNVLTTGREQAEILLRHPAVKGVSFVGSTKVGQHIYATAAANGKRVQALCEAKNHALVLRDCKLERTARGIINAFCGCAGERCMALPAVVVENAIADELAQLLVKFASEMKLGPAYEKITDLGPVVNAGHLKFVTDWIQTGVDEGARLLLDGRNPKVPGYEGGFYIAPTIFDHVTEEMSIGREEVFGPVLCIKRVDNFEEGLAIMNSSRFANGSAIYTQNGHYAREFAKRTDGGMVGINVGIPVPVGIFGFTGHKDSFFGDLHVMGKDGFSFYTETKCVTSTWFPEDDSGCKKVDTWDGTMACLPEAGKK; via the coding sequence GACGAAGTGGAATCCGCCATTCTGGCAGCCCAGAGGGCCTATCCGGCCTGGGCGGACACGCCGGTCAACAACCGGGTGCAGGTGCTTTTCAGAATGAAGGCCCTGGTGGAAAAACATCTGGATGAACTGACCCGTCTGCTGGCGATGGAGCAGGGCAAAAAATGGGATGAAGCCATGGGCGACGTCCTCAAGGTCAACGAAGTGATCGAGTTTGCCTGCGGCGCGCCCCATATCATGAAAGGCGAATCCCTGATGAACGTTTCCCGGGGCTATGATACCACGCTTTACCATCACCCCGTCGGCGTTTTCGCCGGGATTGCCCCCTGGAACTTTCCGGCCATGATTCCCCACGGCTGGATGACCCCCATTTGCCTGGGCGCCGGAAATACCATGGTGTTAAAGGCCGCCAGTTTCGTGCCCCAGAGTTCCCTGCGTCTGATGGAATTGTGGCAGGAAGCCGGACTCCCGGATGGCGTACTAAACGTCCTTACCACAGGACGCGAACAGGCTGAGATTCTGCTCAGGCATCCGGCGGTCAAGGGCGTATCCTTTGTGGGTTCAACCAAGGTTGGGCAGCATATTTACGCCACAGCAGCGGCAAACGGCAAACGGGTGCAGGCCCTGTGTGAAGCCAAGAATCATGCCCTGGTCCTGCGAGACTGCAAGCTGGAGCGCACCGCCCGCGGTATTATCAATGCGTTTTGCGGCTGCGCCGGGGAACGCTGCATGGCGCTTCCGGCCGTCGTGGTGGAAAACGCCATTGCCGATGAACTGGCTCAGCTGCTGGTCAAGTTTGCTTCCGAGATGAAGCTGGGGCCTGCCTACGAAAAAATCACCGACCTGGGTCCGGTGGTAAATGCCGGGCATCTCAAATTCGTAACCGACTGGATTCAAACCGGCGTGGATGAGGGCGCCCGGCTGTTGCTGGACGGGCGCAATCCCAAGGTCCCCGGCTATGAAGGCGGCTTCTACATCGCCCCCACGATTTTTGACCATGTAACCGAGGAAATGTCCATCGGCCGGGAAGAGGTTTTCGGGCCGGTGCTCTGCATCAAACGGGTGGACAATTTTGAGGAAGGGCTTGCGATCATGAACAGCAGCCGCTTTGCCAACGGTTCGGCCATTTATACCCAGAACGGTCATTACGCCCGGGAATTCGCCAAACGGACCGACGGCGGCATGGTGGGGATCAATGTGGGCATCCCGGTGCCGGTGGGGATCTTCGGATTCACCGGTCACAAGGATTCCTTTTTCGGAGATCTGCACGTTATGGGAAAGGACGGTTTTTCGTTTTACACCGAAACCAAATGCGTTACCAGCACCTGGTTCCCGGAGGATGACTCTGGATGTAAAAAAGTCGACACCTGGGATGGCACCATGGCCTGCCTGCCGGAAGCGGGTAAAAAATGA